In one window of Candidatus Fonsibacter ubiquis DNA:
- the rseP gene encoding RIP metalloprotease RseP, whose product MGFLNIIIPFIILISIVVFVHEYGHYYYARKYGVKVTDFSIGFGKELFGWTDKHGTRWKLCLIPLGGYVKFFGDVNPASQPDQLSKFSDEEKTYLLSTKKLYQRAIIVSAGPIANFILALVIFACVYMFFGKDFSVPVIQDVKVDSPAYKAGLKKGDQITSINDKTINSITEVSQSISLSDTNLIKITVLRDKKEFDFQIQAIVQEGKDNLGNNINRKMIGIQIVPLNNEINRQRLGPSKAIYHSLKEIWFTISTTMSYIGKMIVGTEKADQLGGPIKIAQISGQVAELGIIPFLSIMAYISISLGLINLFPIPLLDGGHLLFYFYEFVRGKPLSEKMQTYFFKFGLFVLLTLMFFSTYNDLKGLGLF is encoded by the coding sequence ATGGGTTTTTTAAATATTATTATCCCTTTTATCATTTTAATTTCTATCGTGGTATTCGTCCATGAGTATGGCCATTATTATTATGCTAGAAAATATGGTGTTAAAGTAACAGATTTTTCAATTGGTTTTGGAAAAGAATTATTTGGTTGGACAGACAAACATGGAACACGTTGGAAATTATGTTTAATTCCCCTAGGTGGTTATGTAAAATTTTTTGGAGACGTTAATCCAGCTAGTCAGCCTGACCAATTATCTAAGTTTTCCGATGAAGAAAAAACTTACTTACTTTCAACTAAAAAATTATATCAACGAGCAATCATTGTATCTGCAGGACCAATTGCCAATTTCATTTTAGCGTTAGTAATTTTTGCATGTGTATATATGTTTTTTGGTAAAGATTTTTCCGTTCCAGTAATTCAAGATGTAAAAGTAGACAGCCCTGCTTATAAAGCTGGTTTAAAAAAAGGCGACCAAATTACCTCTATTAATGATAAGACTATTAATAGTATTACAGAAGTTTCCCAATCAATTTCTTTATCTGATACTAATTTAATTAAAATTACAGTCTTGCGAGATAAAAAAGAATTCGATTTTCAAATTCAAGCAATTGTTCAAGAAGGAAAAGATAATTTAGGAAATAATATCAATCGTAAAATGATTGGTATTCAAATTGTTCCATTAAATAATGAAATCAATAGACAAAGATTAGGACCTTCAAAGGCTATTTACCACTCTTTGAAAGAAATTTGGTTTACTATCTCAACAACCATGAGCTATATCGGTAAAATGATTGTTGGTACTGAAAAAGCTGACCAACTTGGTGGACCAATTAAAATTGCACAAATCTCCGGACAAGTTGCTGAACTTGGAATTATTCCTTTCTTATCCATCATGGCTTACATTTCCATCAGCTTGGGGTTAATTAATCTATTTCCAATTCCATTATTAGATGGAGGTCATTTATTATTTTACTTTTATGAGTTTGTTAGAGGCAAACCCTTAAGTGAAAAAATGCAAACTTACTTCTTTAAATTCGGTTTATTTGTACTTTTAACTTTAATGTTTTTTTCCACTTATAATGACCTTAAAGGTCTGGGTCTTTTTTAA